The Montipora capricornis isolate CH-2021 chromosome 6, ASM3666992v2, whole genome shotgun sequence genome has a window encoding:
- the LOC138052332 gene encoding kappa-type opioid receptor-like: MNETVVEMSLCGGRDAAIHVAMITVVMIGSVVGNSIICLLLVRFKPLRTVPNILVANLAFIDIVNAITNMPLMIMWYICKMSFLKGRYISWLTVSWYVLFMYLTVFNLTVLTMDRYGALVHGFRYHSWKTINKAKVSVVCVWLLAATYTYGMFALGISIDLGDAPVLVYRIQYLKKFGRHFIIPGYLVPFAIMLILGGIIWFTVHTHSKRILPYSSRKKHVKSDVKTAKTIGLTCFAFFCMGVFPMLLHNIAKIHGTWLHFLAFFLTHLNSMVNPIIYSLKTHRFRRAFLLYLKDPCGKSQPSIGKSLRLQRNMNYTTRNLSSKAKEIVSLQVFSEVFSSPEKARK; the protein is encoded by the exons ATGAACGAGACAGTTGTCGAAATGAGTCTTTGTGGTGGTAGGGACGCAGCCATTCATGTAGCTATGATAACCGTGGTTATGATCGGATCTGTCGTTGGGAATAGCATCATTTGTCTCCTACTCGTCCGGTTTAAGCCTCTACGTACAGTCCCCAACATTCTGGTGGCAAACTTAGCTTTTATTGACATTGTTAACGCTATTACGAACATGCCCCTTATGATAATGTGGTATATCTGTAAAATGTCTTTTCTCAAGGGCCGCTACATCTCCTGGTTGACTGTATCTTGGTACGTGTTGTTCATGTATCTGACAGTGTTCAACTTGACTGTACTCACAATGGATCGGTATGGGGCCCTTGTTCACGGCTTTCGCTACCACTCTTGGAAAACCATAAACAAGGCTAAAGTAAGCGTTGTCTGTGTGTGGCTTCTCGCGGCGACCTACACGTATGGTATGTTCGCACTGGGAATCTCTATCGACCTCGGAGATGCCCCTGTGTTAGTATACAGAATACaatatttgaagaaatttgGACGACACTTTATTATACCAGGATACCTTGTGCCTTTTGCGATAATGCTCATTTTGGGAGGGATCATTTGGTTTACTGTGCACACCCATAGTAAACGTATCTTGCCGTATAGTTCACGAAAGAAACATGTCAAAAGCGACGTGAAGACCGCCAAGACAATTGGATTGACTTGCTTCGCCTTCTTCTGCATGGGTGTTTTCCCGATGCTTCTGCACAACATTGCCAAAATTCATGGGACGTGGCTTCACTTTTTGGCGTTTTTTCTGACTCATTTAAACAGTATGGTAAATCCAATTATCTACTCGTTGAAGACGCACAG GTTTCGAAGAGCGTTCCTACTCTACCTGAAGGACCCTTGTGGGAAGTCGCAGCCTTCCATTGGGAAATCTTTGCGTCTCCAAAGGAATATGAACTACACAACCAGGAATCTATCATCGAAGGCGAAAGAAATAGTATCGCTTCAAGTTTTTAGTGAGGTTTTTTCTTCTCCAGAAAAGGCAaggaaataa